A part of Desulfotomaculum sp. genomic DNA contains:
- the purE gene encoding 5-(carboxyamino)imidazole ribonucleotide mutase encodes MPEPLVGIVAGSESDLPVVKEGCEILDYLGITYELVISSAHRAPRKTVKYASSAAERGLLVIIAAAGGAAHLPGVIAAYTPLPVIGLPISSGALNGLDALFSIVQMPSGVPVATVAINGAKNAALLAGQIIGVSDLPMREKIKQYKEALAARLEEKPTH; translated from the coding sequence ATGCCTGAACCGCTTGTTGGAATTGTCGCCGGCAGCGAATCTGATCTTCCGGTAGTCAAGGAAGGCTGCGAAATTCTTGATTATTTGGGTATTACTTATGAACTCGTGATATCTTCGGCGCACCGCGCCCCGCGTAAAACCGTCAAATATGCAAGTTCGGCTGCGGAACGCGGTTTGTTGGTGATTATTGCCGCCGCCGGGGGAGCGGCTCATTTACCGGGTGTAATCGCCGCCTATACCCCATTGCCGGTAATCGGCCTCCCAATCAGTTCCGGGGCCTTAAACGGACTGGACGCTCTTTTTTCAATAGTGCAGATGCCGTCAGGTGTACCTGTAGCTACTGTCGCTATTAATGGCGCAAAAAACGCAGCCCTGCTGGCCGGTCAGATTATCGGTGTTTCTGACCTTCCGATGAGGGAAAAGATTAAGCAATACAAAGAAGCTCTGGCTGCGCGCCTGG